A portion of the uncultured Fusobacterium sp. genome contains these proteins:
- a CDS encoding DUF370 domain-containing protein, with product MKPVNIGFNNMVMDERIVAIINPDSAPSRRLREEAKIENRLIDATLGKKTKTLIITDSNHVIMSAINPETISLRIGKGE from the coding sequence ATGAAGCCAGTGAATATAGGGTTTAATAATATGGTAATGGATGAGAGAATAGTAGCTATTATAAATCCTGATTCAGCACCAAGTAGAAGATTGAGAGAGGAAGCAAAAATTGAAAATCGTTTGATAGATGCTACTCTTGGAAAGAAAACAAAAACCTTAATAATAACTGACTCAAATCATGTGATAATGTCAGCTATAAATCCAGAAACCATATCATTGAGAATAGGAAAAGGAGAGTAA